A region from the Lolium perenne isolate Kyuss_39 chromosome 4, Kyuss_2.0, whole genome shotgun sequence genome encodes:
- the LOC127293607 gene encoding two pore potassium channel b, giving the protein MAANGIQQPLLHGVGDPAAAGDIQQKQRNGVKRFRRCRTAPSSDPAASEEPRPPAPPSPDNADKTASAKKVFESGRPSFRLVGLLLLAYLLAGTAAFYLAMDHMSGHRSGSRTLDALYFCVVTMTTVGYGDLVPSSDAAKLLASAFAFAGVAVVGTFLSKSADYLVEKQESLLFRAVHANAAYPARARLRATEAANRTRYKLYASSVLLVVSVASGTLFLWKVEGMRPVDAFYCVCSTVTTLGYGDRSFTSRPGRAFAVVWVTVSTVVVALFFLYVAELYAERRQRQLARWVVTRRTTSADLEAADMDGDQRVGAADFVLYKLKELGKISQEDIAEFLEEFHRLDADHSGTLSPSDLAAAQPTA; this is encoded by the coding sequence ATGGCGGCAAATGGCATCCAGCAACCGTTGCTACACGGCGTCGGCGATCCAGCTGCCGCTGGTGACATCCAACAGAAGCAGCGGAATGGGGTCAAGAGGTTCCGGCGCTGCCGGACGGCGCCATCCTCGGACCCTGCGGCCTCAGAGGAGCCTCGTCCTCCTGCTCCCCCTTCCCCCGACAACGCCGACAAGACCGCGAGCGCCAAGAAAGTGTTCGAGAGCGGCCGCCCGAGCTTCCGCCTGGTGGGGCTCCTCCTCCTGGCCTACCTCCTTGCCGGCACCGCCGCCTTCTACCTCGCCATGGACCACATGTCCGGGCACCGCAGCGGCAGCCGCACGCTCGACGCCCTCTACTTCTGCGTCGTCACCATGACCACCGTCGGCTACGGCGACCTCGTCCCGTCCAGCGACGCCGCCAAGCTCCTCGCCAGCGCCTTCGCCTTCGCCGGCGTCGCCGTCGTCGGCACCTTCCTCAGCAAGTCCGCCGACTACCTGGTCGAGAAGCAGGAGTCGCTCCTCTTCCGCGCCGTCCACGCCAACGCCGCCTACCCGGCGCGGGCGCGTCTCCGCGCCACGGAGGCGGCGAACAGGACGCGATACAAGCTCTACGCCTCCTCGGTGCTGCTGGTCGTGTCGGTGGCGTCCGGGACGCTGTTCCTGTGGAAGGTGGAGGGGATGCGGCCCGTGGACGCCTTCTACTGCGTGTGCTCCACGGTGACGACGCTGGGGTACGGCGACCGGAGCTTCACGTCCCGGCCCGGGCGCGCGTTCGCGGTGGTGTGGGTGACGGTGagcacggtggtggtggcgctcttCTTCCTGTACGTGGCGGAGCTGTACGCGGAGCGGCGGCAGAGGCAGCTCGCGCGGTGGGTGGTCACGCGGCGGACGACGAGCGCGGACCTGGAGGCGGCCGACATGGACGGAGACCAGCGCGTCGGAGCGGCGGACTTCGTGCTGTATAAGCTCAAGGAGCTCGGGAAGATTAGCCAGGAGGATATCGCCGAGTTCCTAGAGGAGTTCCACAGGCTCGACGCCGACCACTCCGGCACGCTCTCCCCATCCGACCTCGCCGCCGCGCAGCCCACGGCCTGA